Proteins encoded within one genomic window of Prauserella marina:
- a CDS encoding crotonase/enoyl-CoA hydratase family protein, whose translation MRVGDAEIRTQDGEMRAQAFPPAARITDDDRAEPGSEEQTVTDSPVLTERIDGVLVVTINRPEARNAINTEAAEGIAAAMSELDADDDLVAGVVTGAGSTFCAGMDLKAFLAGERPSVRERGFAGIVRQPPVKPLIAAVEGHAIAGGFEVVLACDLIVAADNAVFGLPEVRRGLVAAGGGLLRLRERVPYHLAVEWALTGEFVSAAVAAEVHLVNRLTKPGAAKETAIELARLIARNGPLAVRASKAIITASRDWAADEAFTKQDEFAEPVRSSADAREGALAFKEKRAPVWRGE comes from the coding sequence TTGCGCGTCGGGGACGCCGAGATCCGCACCCAGGACGGCGAGATGCGCGCTCAGGCATTCCCTCCGGCCGCTCGCATCACCGACGATGATCGAGCTGAACCCGGCAGTGAGGAGCAGACCGTGACCGACTCCCCCGTCCTGACCGAACGGATCGACGGCGTCCTTGTCGTGACCATCAACCGGCCCGAAGCACGCAATGCGATCAACACCGAGGCCGCCGAAGGTATCGCGGCCGCCATGAGCGAACTCGACGCCGACGACGATCTCGTCGCGGGTGTCGTCACCGGAGCGGGATCGACGTTCTGCGCCGGGATGGATCTCAAGGCGTTCCTCGCCGGTGAGCGTCCTTCGGTGCGGGAGCGCGGGTTCGCGGGGATCGTCCGGCAACCACCCGTGAAACCGTTGATCGCCGCCGTCGAGGGGCATGCGATCGCGGGCGGCTTCGAGGTCGTGCTTGCCTGTGACCTGATCGTCGCGGCCGACAATGCCGTCTTCGGACTGCCTGAGGTCAGGCGCGGTCTTGTCGCGGCGGGTGGTGGCTTGCTGCGGCTGCGGGAACGAGTTCCGTACCACCTGGCCGTGGAGTGGGCGCTGACCGGTGAGTTCGTGTCCGCGGCCGTCGCCGCCGAGGTTCACCTCGTCAACCGGCTCACCAAACCCGGCGCGGCGAAGGAAACCGCGATCGAACTGGCACGCCTCATAGCGCGAAACGGTCCACTCGCGGTACGGGCCAGCAAGGCGATCATCACGGCGTCGAGGGACTGGGCCGCCGACGAGGCATTCACCAAGCAGGACGAATTCGCGGAGCCGGTGCGCTCGTCAGCCGACGCACGGGAAGGTGCCCTGGCCTTCAAGGAAAAACGCGCACCTGTGTGGCGAGGCGAGTGA
- a CDS encoding EthD family reductase codes for MIVQYTHPADPDKFLAYYRDVHAPLAAGLPGLVSLDWVACETLDGSRAPHFLIATLTWNSKADALAALGSPQGKATTADLANFTDPATVAVDFGEVNPG; via the coding sequence ATGATCGTCCAGTACACCCACCCCGCCGACCCTGACAAGTTCCTCGCCTACTACCGCGACGTGCACGCCCCGCTCGCCGCCGGGCTGCCCGGCCTCGTCTCGCTCGACTGGGTGGCCTGCGAAACCCTCGACGGCTCGCGCGCACCCCACTTCCTCATCGCGACACTCACCTGGAACAGCAAGGCCGACGCACTCGCCGCGCTCGGCTCGCCGCAAGGAAAGGCCACGACCGCCGACCTCGCCAACTTCACCGATCCCGCGACCGTGGCGGTCGACTTCGGTGAGGTGAACCCCGGCTGA
- a CDS encoding DUF3558 family protein translates to MLLLIVMMAGCTSITSGSARPGSPPGAPNPLTGEPCDLLTAEEATAAGLVAEGDFTPGEPGNLLPPTCYWALTDELATGLLSVSLGTEFSLDQYMNWREPIDSFEVGGLTWHRYPDDAIAEDLSDCIIGTEFGHDKFVAMMNTDYENPSASCDLPKEAARYVSGHLPGGERATIPPSTPPPPTPLDGVDACSLLTPEQTGELSLSANGKVTSERTGCEWRSTDGDDGVKAMVVYVEPEQAAERWPYAEEPGQRTITARGHTWNVYTPYAESDTDCLATLSVTSTSSVVISGGDYDPAKSCAGVEAAVRMITEKLPDF, encoded by the coding sequence ATGTTGTTACTGATCGTGATGATGGCTGGTTGCACCAGTATCACCTCGGGCTCCGCGCGACCGGGTTCACCGCCGGGCGCGCCAAACCCGCTCACAGGGGAGCCGTGCGATCTGCTCACCGCCGAGGAGGCCACGGCCGCTGGTCTCGTCGCCGAAGGTGACTTCACTCCCGGCGAGCCCGGGAATCTGCTGCCGCCGACCTGTTACTGGGCGTTGACCGACGAGCTGGCCACCGGCCTGCTGTCGGTGTCACTCGGGACGGAGTTCTCCCTCGACCAGTACATGAACTGGCGGGAGCCGATCGACTCCTTCGAGGTCGGCGGGCTGACCTGGCACCGCTATCCCGATGATGCAATCGCCGAGGATCTCAGCGATTGCATCATCGGGACCGAGTTCGGCCATGACAAGTTCGTCGCGATGATGAACACCGACTACGAGAACCCCTCGGCCTCCTGTGACCTGCCGAAGGAAGCGGCCCGCTACGTGTCGGGGCACCTGCCGGGTGGGGAGCGGGCGACCATTCCGCCTTCGACTCCCCCGCCGCCGACGCCGCTCGACGGGGTCGACGCGTGCTCGTTGCTGACTCCGGAGCAGACCGGCGAGCTGTCCCTGTCGGCGAACGGAAAGGTGACCAGCGAGCGGACCGGGTGCGAGTGGCGTTCCACCGACGGCGATGACGGCGTGAAGGCGATGGTGGTCTACGTCGAACCCGAGCAGGCGGCCGAAAGGTGGCCCTACGCGGAGGAACCCGGCCAGCGCACCATTACCGCGCGCGGGCACACCTGGAACGTCTACACGCCTTACGCCGAGTCGGACACCGACTGCCTGGCGACGCTTTCCGTCACCAGCACCTCGTCGGTGGTCATCTCCGGCGGTGACTACGACCCGGCGAAGTCCTGCGCGGGTGTCGAGGCGGCGGTGCGCATGATCACGGAGAAGCTGCCCGACTTCTGA
- a CDS encoding response regulator, with protein MIRVGIVDDQTLVRHGVRSLLELSPEVSVIGEAADGDEALAMLASDTPDVLLLDLRMPGKDGIDTLNAMRAAGIATPTLVLTTFDDDELVLRALRAGAKGYLLKDVTLEQLIDAIRVLAAGGSLVQPALTDRLLKATDQLPTPDDFDDLPPPLPLTDREQEILRLLAGGFANREIATALHLAEGTVKNHVSSLLTKLGVRDRTRAVLRALQHGLLTDSTEQRR; from the coding sequence ATGATCAGGGTGGGAATCGTCGACGACCAGACCTTGGTGCGGCACGGGGTCCGGAGCCTGCTCGAACTCTCGCCAGAGGTGAGTGTCATCGGTGAGGCCGCCGACGGGGACGAGGCGCTGGCGATGCTGGCCTCGGACACCCCGGACGTGCTGCTGTTGGATCTGCGCATGCCGGGCAAGGACGGCATCGACACGCTCAACGCGATGCGGGCGGCCGGCATCGCGACCCCGACACTCGTGCTGACCACGTTCGACGACGACGAACTCGTGTTGCGGGCGTTGCGCGCCGGAGCGAAGGGCTACCTGCTCAAGGACGTCACGCTTGAGCAGTTGATCGACGCGATCCGGGTTCTGGCCGCCGGGGGGAGCCTGGTGCAGCCCGCGCTGACCGACCGGCTGTTGAAAGCCACCGACCAGCTTCCGACACCGGACGACTTCGACGACCTGCCGCCTCCGTTGCCGCTGACCGACAGGGAACAGGAGATCTTGCGGCTGCTGGCGGGCGGGTTCGCCAACCGGGAGATCGCCACCGCGCTGCACCTCGCCGAGGGCACGGTCAAGAATCACGTGTCGAGCTTGCTGACGAAGCTCGGGGTACGGGATCGCACGCGTGCCGTGTTGCGCGCGCTCCAGCACGGCTTGCTCACCGACAGTACTGAGCAGCGCCGCTGA
- a CDS encoding sensor histidine kinase, which translates to MTESTESRMELIGLASLALVCLLVGSPVLLGEIRGEDVTTGPFWVWLLAYLGWLGSFLLVLSEKMQKAVGVPALFVLVTIGGAGTVLLAPAAGWTPILLVFSTAIAAHVASRRTTMTLLVVNTGIVALAGAFAGGSPGSVVVGALIYGLLQSTAVWAVFSQLRTEKISERLAVANTELRTATALLAESSRSAERLRIARELHDLLGHQLTALVLELEVASRTEGQRASDHVSRARGLAKDLLGDVRVAVGELRAKPARLREALVEMTADLPHPRVKVTVEDTVEPDETRAATLIRCVQELVTNAIKHSEAENLWIHIGQNEDGEITLSAHDDGKGAELLRLGNGLTGVRERVEQLGGAVNFRPHAGFRVEAKVPTA; encoded by the coding sequence ATGACCGAATCGACCGAATCCCGCATGGAGCTGATCGGGCTGGCCAGCCTGGCGCTGGTGTGCCTGCTCGTGGGCTCCCCCGTGCTGCTCGGCGAGATTCGGGGCGAGGACGTCACCACCGGCCCCTTCTGGGTGTGGCTGCTGGCCTACCTCGGGTGGCTCGGCTCGTTTCTGCTGGTGTTGTCGGAGAAGATGCAGAAGGCCGTCGGAGTGCCCGCGCTGTTCGTGCTGGTCACCATCGGCGGCGCGGGGACCGTGCTGCTGGCGCCCGCCGCGGGCTGGACACCGATCCTGCTCGTGTTCAGCACCGCCATCGCGGCGCATGTGGCGAGCAGGCGGACCACCATGACGCTGCTCGTCGTCAACACCGGCATCGTCGCCCTCGCCGGGGCGTTCGCGGGCGGTAGCCCCGGTTCGGTGGTCGTGGGCGCCCTCATCTACGGCCTGCTCCAGTCCACCGCGGTGTGGGCGGTGTTCAGCCAGTTGCGGACCGAGAAGATCAGCGAGCGGCTGGCCGTGGCCAACACGGAGCTGCGCACGGCGACCGCCCTGCTCGCCGAATCGAGCCGGTCGGCCGAACGCCTGCGCATCGCGAGGGAATTGCATGATCTGCTCGGTCACCAGTTGACCGCGCTCGTCCTCGAACTGGAGGTGGCTTCCCGGACCGAGGGGCAACGCGCGAGCGATCATGTGTCCCGGGCGAGGGGGCTGGCCAAGGACCTGCTCGGTGACGTGCGGGTCGCGGTGGGCGAGCTGCGGGCAAAACCGGCCAGGCTGCGGGAGGCGCTGGTCGAGATGACGGCCGACCTGCCGCATCCGAGGGTGAAGGTCACCGTCGAGGACACTGTGGAGCCCGACGAGACTCGGGCGGCGACGCTCATTCGCTGCGTGCAGGAACTGGTCACCAACGCGATCAAGCACTCGGAGGCGGAGAACCTGTGGATCCATATCGGACAGAACGAGGACGGTGAGATCACACTGAGCGCACACGACGACGGTAAGGGAGCGGAATTGCTGCGGCTGGGCAATGGGCTGACCGGGGTCAGGGAACGCGTCGAACAACTCGGTGGTGCGGTGAACTTCCGGCCGCACGCCGGATTCAGGGTCGAGGCGAAGGTTCCCACCGCATGA
- a CDS encoding ABC transporter ATP-binding protein — translation MTVIAVDALCKSYRDTEVLRDISFEVERGEIFGILGPNGAGKTTTVECLSGLRVPDSGSVDVLGLDPRKDRARLRQVLGVQLQNGMLPDGLQVVEAVELYRSFYRTGADPGELISGLGLTEKRKTRISDLSGGQFQRLAIALALVGRPRIAILDELTTGLDPQARRDTWRFIENMRDSGVTVILVTHFLEEAQRLCDRVAVIDKGRIAALDSPLDLIKKAGGEPRVTFRTERPFDTTALRSADGVTSVKTHGTQNPETVVTGSGNLLLTVTTVLAAQGIAPLETQVQAASLDDAYFALIGHDAKELPA, via the coding sequence ATGACCGTGATCGCGGTCGACGCGCTATGCAAGAGCTACCGCGACACCGAGGTGCTGAGGGACATCAGTTTCGAGGTCGAGCGGGGCGAGATCTTCGGCATCCTCGGCCCCAACGGGGCGGGAAAAACCACGACCGTCGAGTGCCTTTCCGGGCTGCGCGTGCCCGACAGCGGGTCGGTCGACGTCCTCGGGCTCGATCCCCGCAAGGACCGGGCGCGGCTGCGGCAGGTACTCGGAGTGCAGTTGCAGAACGGGATGCTCCCCGACGGGCTACAGGTCGTCGAGGCCGTCGAGCTGTACCGGTCGTTCTATCGCACCGGAGCCGACCCCGGTGAGCTGATCTCCGGTCTCGGACTCACCGAGAAACGCAAGACCAGAATCTCCGATCTCTCCGGAGGGCAGTTCCAGCGCCTCGCCATCGCGCTCGCGCTGGTCGGAAGGCCACGGATCGCGATCCTCGACGAGCTGACGACCGGGCTCGATCCGCAAGCCCGAAGGGACACCTGGCGGTTCATCGAGAACATGCGCGACTCGGGCGTCACCGTGATCCTCGTGACGCACTTCCTCGAGGAAGCACAACGACTGTGCGACCGGGTCGCCGTCATTGACAAGGGCAGGATCGCCGCGCTCGACTCGCCACTCGACCTCATCAAGAAGGCAGGCGGGGAGCCACGGGTGACCTTCCGCACCGAACGGCCTTTCGACACAACGGCTTTGCGCTCGGCCGACGGCGTGACCTCGGTCAAGACGCACGGCACCCAGAACCCGGAAACGGTCGTCACCGGAAGCGGCAACCTGCTGCTGACCGTCACGACCGTGCTCGCGGCCCAGGGGATCGCCCCGCTGGAGACCCAGGTGCAAGCCGCCTCGCTCGACGACGCCTACTTCGCCCTCATCGGGCACGATGCCAAGGAGCTTCCCGCATGA
- a CDS encoding ABC transporter permease, which translates to MTTTMDKAAMAKTGVPLAGFGKLVASEGKLVLRDTAGVVIPIGLPMLIMLMNGMGSDGERIPEFGGLPVLDAIVVPMTIVMVVALVGVVNLPSFLATYRKTGVLKRLSVTPMPPMLVVVAQTVVSFVQSLIGVGLAMLLAVLAFDVSAPRSPLLAVGVFLLLAATMYAVGMLVAAVSPTPNSSVAIGLVGFFAMMASGGGFGGKESLPEWLATIGEYLPYGAGIDGLSAAWMGVAPDALPLLVSGGIAVLAAGAAIMVFRKN; encoded by the coding sequence ATGACCACCACCATGGACAAGGCAGCCATGGCCAAGACCGGTGTCCCGCTGGCCGGATTCGGCAAACTCGTTGCCAGCGAGGGAAAACTCGTCCTCAGGGACACCGCCGGAGTGGTCATTCCGATCGGGTTGCCGATGCTCATCATGCTGATGAACGGGATGGGTTCCGACGGCGAGCGCATACCCGAGTTCGGCGGGCTCCCGGTACTGGACGCCATCGTCGTCCCGATGACCATCGTCATGGTGGTGGCGCTCGTCGGCGTCGTCAACCTGCCGTCCTTTTTGGCCACCTACCGCAAAACCGGTGTGCTGAAACGGCTTTCGGTGACCCCGATGCCGCCCATGCTGGTGGTCGTCGCGCAAACGGTGGTCAGTTTCGTCCAGTCGCTCATCGGGGTGGGCCTCGCGATGCTGCTGGCCGTGCTGGCCTTCGACGTCTCCGCCCCGCGATCACCGCTGCTCGCGGTCGGGGTGTTCCTGTTGCTCGCCGCGACCATGTACGCCGTCGGCATGCTCGTGGCCGCGGTGTCGCCGACGCCGAACTCGTCCGTCGCGATCGGCCTCGTAGGGTTCTTCGCGATGATGGCCAGCGGCGGAGGTTTCGGTGGCAAGGAATCGCTTCCGGAATGGCTGGCCACCATCGGCGAGTACCTGCCCTACGGCGCCGGTATCGACGGGCTCAGCGCGGCGTGGATGGGCGTGGCACCTGATGCGCTCCCGTTGCTCGTCAGCGGTGGCATCGCGGTTCTCGCCGCGGGCGCCGCGATCATGGTCTTCCGCAAGAACTGA
- a CDS encoding ABC transporter permease: MSGSTFVSDTGAVFSRELRPVLRDPFSVIFSMVQPLIFLALFAPLLPGSVVGGSALQWFVPSIVVMSCLFGASATGANLLFEIQTGSHERMLVSPLSRPALIVGRALKEIVPMFAQALIIVLVAVPFGFRLNVAGALLGLVILGVFSVGIGALSYTLALASKNKEWLFWTVQQTVLFPVLLLAGMMLPVEGGPAWLRIASQVNPLTYVVEAQRALFGGELMSSAVAGGLAAAILVAAAGLAVGTRAIRRAGV, translated from the coding sequence ATGAGCGGGTCGACGTTCGTCTCCGACACCGGCGCGGTGTTCAGCCGCGAACTGCGCCCTGTCCTTCGGGACCCGTTCTCGGTGATCTTCTCCATGGTGCAGCCGTTGATCTTCCTCGCGCTGTTCGCTCCCCTGCTCCCCGGCTCGGTGGTGGGCGGGTCGGCTCTGCAATGGTTCGTACCGAGCATCGTGGTGATGTCGTGCCTGTTCGGCGCCTCGGCGACCGGCGCGAACCTGCTGTTCGAGATCCAGACCGGATCGCACGAGCGGATGCTCGTCTCGCCGTTGAGCAGGCCCGCGCTCATCGTGGGCAGAGCGCTCAAGGAAATCGTGCCCATGTTCGCGCAAGCCCTGATCATCGTGCTTGTCGCGGTGCCGTTCGGGTTCCGGCTCAACGTGGCGGGCGCGCTGCTGGGCTTGGTGATACTCGGGGTGTTCTCGGTGGGCATCGGCGCGCTGTCCTACACGCTGGCGCTGGCTTCGAAGAACAAGGAATGGTTGTTCTGGACGGTGCAGCAGACGGTGCTGTTCCCCGTGTTGCTGCTCGCCGGGATGATGCTGCCCGTCGAGGGCGGCCCGGCATGGCTGCGGATCGCCTCGCAGGTCAACCCGCTGACCTACGTGGTGGAAGCGCAGCGCGCGTTGTTCGGCGGTGAACTGATGTCCTCGGCGGTGGCAGGCGGACTGGCCGCCGCGATCCTCGTCGCGGCGGCCGGTCTCGCCGTCGGCACCCGCGCCATTCGCAGGGCGGGGGTCTGA
- a CDS encoding ABC transporter ATP-binding protein, translated as MIRASGLTRHFNVKKEKVEAVSGLDLHVEHGELVALLGPNGAGKSTTLRMLTTLLRPTSGTALVAGHDVSTEPKAVRGRIGYIGQGNGAAHSQRASDELTSQGRAYGLTTATAKTRAAELIGTLGLDAVAGRVVSSLSGGQRRRLDIAMGLIHTPPLLFLDEPSTGLDPQNRANLAEHVRDLREASGTTMVLTTHYLEEADQLAERVVIIDHGTVIADDTPAALKSAHAGDRVKLWFDHDHDARKAMVTIGAFAGTAPLRHHGSGVEVELADGAQLTPKLLRALDDALVPVAGVEVARPTLDDVFLSLTGRSLREGEPGAGEVAA; from the coding sequence ATGATCCGCGCCAGCGGACTGACCAGGCATTTCAACGTCAAGAAAGAGAAAGTGGAGGCGGTGAGCGGGCTCGACCTTCACGTCGAGCACGGCGAACTGGTGGCGCTGCTCGGCCCCAACGGCGCGGGCAAGTCGACCACTCTGCGCATGTTGACCACCCTGTTGCGTCCCACCTCGGGCACCGCGCTCGTGGCAGGGCACGACGTCAGTACGGAACCGAAGGCCGTGCGGGGCAGGATCGGCTACATAGGACAGGGAAACGGCGCCGCGCACAGTCAGCGCGCGAGCGACGAACTGACCAGCCAGGGCAGGGCCTACGGCCTGACCACGGCGACAGCGAAGACGAGGGCGGCGGAGCTGATCGGCACCCTCGGCCTCGACGCCGTCGCCGGCAGGGTCGTGTCCTCGCTGTCGGGCGGCCAGCGCAGAAGACTCGACATCGCGATGGGCCTCATTCACACGCCACCGCTGCTGTTCCTCGACGAGCCCTCTACCGGCCTCGATCCGCAGAACCGCGCGAATCTCGCTGAGCACGTGCGCGACCTGCGCGAAGCCAGCGGCACGACCATGGTGCTCACCACCCACTACCTCGAAGAGGCCGATCAGCTCGCCGAGCGGGTGGTGATCATCGACCACGGCACCGTCATCGCCGACGACACCCCTGCCGCGCTCAAGTCCGCGCACGCGGGTGACCGGGTGAAGCTGTGGTTCGACCACGATCACGACGCGCGGAAGGCCATGGTCACGATCGGCGCGTTCGCCGGAACGGCACCGCTGCGGCACCACGGCTCCGGCGTCGAGGTCGAACTGGCCGACGGAGCCCAGCTCACCCCGAAACTGCTGAGGGCACTCGACGACGCGCTCGTTCCCGTGGCCGGGGTCGAGGTCGCGAGGCCGACGCTCGACGACGTGTTCCTGTCGCTCACCGGCCGCAGCCTGCGCGAAGGCGAGCCCGGCGCCGGGGAGGTCGCGGCATGA
- a CDS encoding helix-turn-helix transcriptional regulator, with protein MANTSARMLRLLSLLQTHRFWPGGELADRLDVSERTLRRDIDRLRELGYPVDANRGVAGGYQLRSGAAMPPLLVDDEEAVAIAVGLRTAAGGAIAGIEEISVRALTKVIQVMPPRLRRRVDALQTYTVPAVAGGGPTVEASVLTVLAQACRDDERLRFDYTAREGEQTTRLVEPHRLVSLGRRWYLVAWDAERHGWRSFRVDRLADPVLTGARFRQRELPAADAATYVQERIASVPTRYRVRVTVRAPSDVVKRAVWDWGTVERDGEHSCTLVMNVDTFEWPAFVLATVGADFTVIEPPELRDYLRATGERFLDCVK; from the coding sequence ATGGCGAACACGAGCGCGCGCATGCTGCGATTACTGTCCCTGCTGCAAACCCACCGGTTCTGGCCTGGCGGCGAACTGGCTGACCGGCTCGACGTCAGCGAGCGCACGTTGCGCCGCGACATCGACCGGCTGCGGGAACTCGGATATCCCGTCGACGCCAACCGCGGGGTCGCGGGCGGCTACCAGCTGCGCTCGGGGGCCGCCATGCCACCGCTGCTGGTCGACGACGAGGAAGCCGTCGCGATCGCCGTCGGACTGCGGACGGCGGCAGGCGGAGCCATCGCCGGTATCGAGGAGATCTCGGTACGAGCGCTCACCAAGGTCATCCAGGTCATGCCGCCCCGGCTGCGGCGAAGGGTCGACGCGCTCCAGACCTACACCGTGCCCGCGGTAGCGGGCGGGGGCCCCACCGTGGAAGCAAGCGTGCTGACTGTGCTCGCCCAGGCATGCAGGGACGACGAACGACTGCGCTTCGACTACACCGCACGCGAGGGGGAACAGACTACGCGGCTGGTCGAGCCACACCGGCTCGTATCGCTGGGACGCCGCTGGTATCTGGTGGCCTGGGATGCCGAACGGCACGGCTGGCGCAGCTTCCGTGTCGACCGGCTGGCCGACCCCGTGCTCACCGGCGCCAGGTTCCGTCAGCGGGAACTGCCCGCCGCCGACGCGGCCACCTACGTGCAGGAGCGGATCGCGTCCGTGCCCACCCGGTACCGGGTGCGGGTGACGGTGCGAGCGCCCTCGGACGTGGTCAAGCGGGCGGTGTGGGACTGGGGCACGGTCGAGCGCGATGGCGAGCACTCGTGCACGCTCGTGATGAACGTCGACACGTTCGAATGGCCTGCCTTCGTACTCGCCACGGTCGGTGCTGACTTCACCGTGATCGAGCCACCCGAGCTGCGGGACTACCTGCGCGCGACGGGCGAGCGGTTTCTCGACTGCGTCAAATGA
- a CDS encoding DUF5703 family protein encodes MTNVEAVVDEDWEYRRVQLPPGVSRVSATVQLSIQAEYSGWELSNVRLYSDGTRKVWLRRRRTLAAAGVPGMII; translated from the coding sequence ATGACGAATGTGGAAGCGGTGGTCGACGAGGACTGGGAATACCGCCGGGTGCAGTTGCCACCCGGAGTGTCCCGCGTTTCGGCCACCGTCCAGCTCTCCATCCAGGCCGAGTACTCGGGATGGGAGTTGTCGAACGTCCGCCTCTATTCCGACGGAACCCGCAAGGTATGGCTGCGCAGGCGCCGAACACTGGCCGCGGCCGGGGTTCCCGGCATGATCATTTGA
- a CDS encoding YncE family protein: MRRVVAVAAVSIVLLSGCSSEDGGGGDALQVVADPTAAVAARSPEPEATPAGTVLPLGEDVTATVADSASRTLVVATADPAQVLLYDLDALTEPPKSVALPSAADDLSLTDGAVLISMRAADEIARVSLPSGEVATVAVEGGPVAATERGGQTLVALRDGKGIGVLEGDRTVKTITDDLYSADDVLVSGDKTVVLDRLRTAVFDVDLEAGTVNEGLRAGMGATNAVTDSYGRVLVADTRGGALLAFSTDPLLMRQRYPVPGGIYDIAYDERRHLAWVTLTGSNEVVGFDVQGGEPTEKFRLPTVRQPNSVTVDPQTSQVVVGSAAGEGIQVVTP; the protein is encoded by the coding sequence GTGCGCCGGGTTGTCGCCGTTGCGGCTGTCTCTATCGTCCTGCTCAGCGGCTGCTCGTCGGAGGACGGCGGTGGAGGTGACGCGCTCCAGGTCGTGGCCGATCCGACGGCCGCTGTCGCCGCCCGCTCCCCTGAGCCGGAGGCCACCCCGGCAGGCACCGTGCTGCCGCTTGGCGAGGACGTGACGGCCACGGTTGCCGACTCGGCGAGCCGCACCCTCGTGGTCGCCACGGCCGATCCCGCGCAGGTTCTGCTCTACGACCTGGACGCGCTCACGGAGCCACCGAAATCGGTGGCACTGCCCTCTGCCGCCGACGACCTTTCGCTGACCGATGGTGCCGTGCTGATCAGCATGCGCGCGGCCGACGAGATCGCAAGGGTGAGCCTTCCTTCCGGCGAGGTCGCTACCGTCGCCGTCGAGGGCGGCCCGGTCGCGGCCACCGAGCGCGGCGGTCAGACCCTGGTCGCGTTGCGGGACGGCAAGGGCATCGGGGTGCTGGAGGGCGACCGCACGGTCAAGACGATCACCGACGACCTCTACAGCGCCGACGACGTACTGGTCAGCGGGGACAAGACAGTGGTGCTGGACCGGCTGCGCACCGCGGTGTTCGATGTGGACCTCGAAGCGGGGACGGTCAACGAGGGGCTGCGGGCCGGGATGGGTGCCACCAACGCGGTGACCGATTCCTACGGAAGGGTGCTCGTCGCCGACACGCGCGGTGGCGCGCTGCTCGCGTTCTCGACGGATCCGCTGTTGATGCGTCAGCGGTACCCGGTGCCGGGCGGTATCTACGACATCGCCTACGACGAGCGGCGGCACCTGGCGTGGGTGACGTTGACCGGCAGCAACGAGGTGGTCGGATTCGATGTTCAGGGAGGTGAACCGACAGAAAAGTTCCGTCTGCCGACCGTTCGTCAGCCGAATTCGGTTACCGTCGATCCACAGACGTCACAGGTCGTCGTTGGCTCGGCGGCCGGAGAAGGGATCCAGGTGGTCACTCCATGA
- a CDS encoding aldo/keto reductase: MESRQLGTSGLKVSRMALGTMSWATATDAEEAANQLVAFVDAGGTLVDTADIYAEGECERLLGSLLGDLVPREDIVLATKAVARRTEGPFGGGASRGALLSALDGSLRRLGVDHIDLWQLHAWDGAVPVEETLSAIDFAINTGKVRYAGVSNYAGWQLATAAMGLRDHRLVSTQVEYSLLERGVEREVVPSAAHHGIGLLPWAPLGRGVLTGKYRTGTPADSRGASSTYAGYVEQHRTERAARIVEAVVTAAEGLGTSPLAVALAWVRDRPGVVAPVVGARDTGQLSGSLVAEELRLPVAIKAALDDVSAVEFGYPERWPK; this comes from the coding sequence ATGGAAAGCCGCCAGCTCGGCACCTCCGGCCTGAAGGTGTCAAGAATGGCCCTGGGGACCATGTCCTGGGCGACCGCGACCGATGCCGAGGAGGCAGCAAACCAGCTCGTCGCGTTCGTCGACGCAGGCGGAACACTCGTCGACACCGCCGACATCTACGCCGAGGGCGAATGCGAGCGGCTGCTGGGTTCGCTGCTGGGTGATCTCGTGCCCCGTGAGGACATCGTGCTGGCGACCAAGGCCGTCGCCAGGCGCACGGAGGGGCCGTTCGGTGGGGGCGCTTCGCGTGGCGCGCTGCTTTCGGCGCTGGACGGTTCATTGCGCAGGCTCGGCGTCGACCACATCGACCTGTGGCAGCTGCACGCGTGGGACGGCGCGGTTCCGGTCGAGGAGACACTGAGCGCGATCGACTTCGCCATCAACACGGGCAAGGTCCGCTACGCGGGGGTGTCCAACTACGCGGGCTGGCAGTTGGCCACGGCGGCGATGGGCCTGCGCGATCACCGGCTGGTGTCGACCCAGGTCGAGTACTCGCTGCTGGAGCGAGGCGTGGAAAGGGAAGTCGTGCCATCGGCGGCCCACCACGGCATCGGCCTGCTGCCGTGGGCACCCCTCGGCAGGGGGGTGCTCACCGGCAAGTACCGCACCGGGACGCCGGCCGATTCCCGGGGCGCGTCGAGCACCTACGCGGGCTACGTCGAGCAGCACCGCACCGAACGCGCGGCGCGCATCGTCGAGGCGGTCGTGACCGCGGCCGAGGGGCTGGGCACGTCGCCGCTGGCCGTGGCGCTGGCGTGGGTGCGGGACCGGCCGGGAGTCGTCGCGCCCGTCGTCGGCGCCAGGGACACCGGCCAGCTTTCCGGCTCGCTGGTGGCTGAGGAGCTGAGGCTGCCGGTGGCGATCAAGGCGGCGCTCGACGACGTGAGCGCCGTCGAGTTCGGCTACCCGGAGCGGTGGCCGAAATAG